A genome region from Microbacterium profundi includes the following:
- a CDS encoding helix-turn-helix domain-containing protein: MPRSRCSPKRDRCQTRRVSDTARELGYASDEGFSRAFRRHVGVTPSAWRSQRTHVPA; this comes from the coding sequence ATGCCGCGAAGTCGATGCTCGCCGAAGCGAGATCGGTGTCAGACACGGCGGGTGTCAGACACGGCGAGGGAGCTCGGCTACGCCTCGGACGAGGGATTCAGCCGTGCGTTCCGCCGTCACGTCGGCGTGACGCCGTCGGCATGGCGGTCACAGCGCACCCACGTACCCGCCTGA
- a CDS encoding PIN domain-containing protein, which translates to MARRLILDTGVLVAAERERIAAGIREDDDVVIAAVTLAELYTGVDLASDARRASRLLNVNRVLETVPIVAYDDDVAFAHGSLLAHVHRTGRPRSAHDLIIAATAVATGRLLLTTDRAARFGELPGVQVEVLG; encoded by the coding sequence ATGGCCCGCAGACTGATCCTCGATACCGGTGTGCTCGTTGCCGCGGAGCGGGAGCGGATCGCCGCCGGCATCCGCGAAGATGACGACGTCGTGATCGCGGCCGTGACCCTCGCCGAGCTTTACACAGGCGTGGACCTCGCGAGCGACGCCCGCAGAGCTTCGCGGCTTCTGAACGTCAACCGCGTGCTTGAGACGGTACCGATCGTCGCCTACGACGACGATGTGGCGTTTGCGCACGGTTCATTGCTCGCCCACGTTCACAGGACCGGTCGACCGCGAAGCGCCCACGATCTGATCATCGCGGCGACCGCTGTGGCGACGGGACGGCTCCTGCTCACGACTGATCGCGCCGCGCGATTCGGGGAGTTGCCCGGCGTGCAGGTCGAAGTGCTCGGCTGA
- a CDS encoding MFS transporter: protein MTTTASIPVNVSAPVERIRYGALVVMMLLSFLLVTAEFLPNGMLTEMADALGVTPGRAGQTVTVTAAWSETSRSD, encoded by the coding sequence ATGACAACGACCGCATCCATACCCGTGAACGTCTCCGCCCCCGTCGAGCGGATCCGTTACGGCGCTCTCGTCGTCATGATGCTTCTGAGCTTCCTGCTCGTCACGGCAGAGTTCCTGCCCAATGGCATGCTCACCGAGATGGCCGACGCGCTCGGCGTCACGCCGGGTCGGGCAGGGCAAACCGTCACGGTCACGGCGGCCTGGTCGGAAACCTCACGATCGGACTGA
- a CDS encoding ABC transporter ATP-binding protein translates to MSILELRGAGFAYGHRTVVDDVSLDVSAGEAVGLVGESGAGKSTILSLLLGLATPRTGDVLFDGVPLDRRDRGLMRRFRADVQTVFQDPYSSLDPRQRIDRIVAEPLRSLGIASGDEARRLVTDAVASVGLDADVLRRYPHEFSGGQRQRIAIARAVVSKPRVLLADEPVSALDVTTRIQVIELLQTLRRESGLALVMVSHDLSAVAALCERTVVLQNGRVVEAGATGDVLHDPQTDYARTLVAAIPRLPSARAAE, encoded by the coding sequence ATGAGCATTCTGGAGCTGCGCGGAGCCGGCTTCGCGTACGGCCACCGCACCGTGGTCGACGACGTCTCGCTCGACGTCTCGGCGGGCGAAGCCGTCGGACTCGTGGGCGAGTCCGGCGCCGGCAAGTCGACCATCCTCTCGCTGCTGCTCGGGCTCGCGACGCCCCGTACCGGCGACGTGCTCTTCGACGGCGTGCCGCTCGACCGTCGCGATCGTGGGCTCATGCGTCGCTTCCGCGCGGATGTGCAGACCGTGTTCCAGGACCCCTATTCGTCGCTCGACCCGCGTCAGCGCATCGACCGGATCGTCGCCGAGCCGCTGCGATCGCTCGGCATAGCGAGCGGTGACGAGGCGCGTCGCCTGGTGACGGATGCTGTTGCTTCCGTCGGCCTCGACGCCGATGTGCTGCGGCGATATCCGCACGAGTTCTCCGGTGGACAGCGCCAGCGCATCGCGATCGCGCGCGCCGTCGTGTCGAAGCCGCGGGTGCTGCTCGCCGACGAACCGGTGAGCGCGCTCGACGTCACCACCCGCATTCAGGTGATCGAGCTGCTGCAGACGCTCCGCCGCGAGAGCGGGCTCGCGCTCGTCATGGTCTCGCACGACCTCAGCGCTGTCGCGGCACTCTGCGAACGGACCGTCGTGCTGCAGAACGGCCGCGTGGTGGAGGCCGGCGCGACCGGCGACGTGCTGCACGACCCGCAGACCGATTACGCGCGCACGCTCGTTGCTGCGATTCCGCGCCTGCCGTCTGCGCGCGCCGCGGAATAG
- a CDS encoding ATP-binding cassette domain-containing protein gives MNLLDVSGLTVSAGRQRLVDDVSFTIAPGERVGVIGESGSGKSVTSLAVTGLLADALTSSGSVLLDGTQVVSAPDRALRPLRGPVAGILFQEPLTALDPLMRVGRQIAEPMRRHLGLRGVALQDGVRAALEDVSLPDPRFARAFPHELSGGQRQRVATAIALAARPRLLIADEPTTALDVTVQDEILALLDRLVAERDMALMFISHDLAVVSRMTDRVVVMRGGRAVEQGTVEQIVGAPHDPYTAALVASARALDSALDVPVSPPASPPASPSASPPTDGEVAR, from the coding sequence ATGAATCTCCTCGACGTCTCCGGCCTGACCGTCTCTGCCGGCCGGCAGCGTCTGGTCGACGACGTGTCGTTCACGATCGCTCCGGGAGAGCGCGTCGGCGTGATCGGAGAGTCCGGATCGGGAAAGTCCGTGACCTCGCTCGCGGTCACCGGGCTCCTTGCTGACGCACTCACCTCGTCGGGGTCGGTGCTGCTCGACGGCACGCAGGTCGTCAGTGCTCCGGACAGAGCGCTTCGTCCGCTGCGCGGCCCGGTGGCCGGCATACTCTTCCAGGAGCCGCTGACGGCGCTCGATCCGCTCATGCGCGTCGGACGGCAGATCGCCGAACCGATGCGCCGCCACCTCGGCCTGCGCGGAGTCGCGCTGCAGGATGGCGTGCGCGCCGCACTCGAAGACGTGTCGTTGCCCGACCCGCGGTTCGCGAGGGCGTTCCCGCACGAGCTCTCCGGCGGACAGCGTCAGCGCGTCGCCACGGCGATCGCCCTTGCCGCCCGCCCGAGGCTGCTGATCGCTGACGAGCCGACCACGGCACTCGACGTGACGGTGCAGGACGAGATCCTCGCCCTGCTCGACCGCCTGGTAGCAGAGCGCGACATGGCGCTCATGTTCATCAGTCACGATCTGGCGGTCGTCAGCCGCATGACCGACCGGGTCGTCGTGATGCGCGGCGGGCGAGCGGTCGAGCAGGGGACGGTCGAGCAGATCGTCGGCGCACCGCACGATCCGTACACGGCGGCATTGGTCGCGAGCGCGCGGGCCCTGGATTCCGCCCTCGACGTGCCGGTCTCGCCGCCAGCCTCGCCGCCGGCCTCGCCTTCGGCCTCGCCGCCTACCGATGGAGAGGTGGCTCGATGA